One window of the Clostridium sp. MB40-C1 genome contains the following:
- a CDS encoding TetR/AcrR family transcriptional regulator, with amino-acid sequence MEKQNKISKVSQKKMLKRNSLFNAAYELFLTKGIHDTAIDDIVKKAGVGKGTFYLYFKNKYDIVDRLILNKSMKIIKEAVEYTSNRIENDNLEFSDSVIVFIDCIIERLRNNTKLLKFIYKNLSLGVYRRATMDDENSEKIIRITKYFISNMVGDDINEDEAEKILFMIVELTGSVCYSSIILNEPDSIDNMKPILFKTIRKVLKN; translated from the coding sequence ATGGAAAAACAAAATAAAATTTCGAAAGTTTCTCAAAAAAAAATGTTAAAAAGAAATAGTTTATTTAATGCCGCATATGAATTGTTTTTGACTAAAGGAATACACGATACAGCAATAGATGACATCGTAAAAAAAGCAGGGGTTGGGAAAGGAACTTTTTATTTATATTTTAAAAACAAGTATGATATTGTTGATAGATTAATTCTTAATAAAAGTATGAAAATAATAAAAGAAGCGGTAGAATATACAAGTAATAGAATTGAAAATGATAATCTTGAATTTAGTGATTCGGTTATAGTTTTTATAGATTGTATAATTGAAAGATTAAGAAATAATACTAAACTATTAAAGTTTATATATAAAAATTTGTCATTAGGAGTTTATAGAAGAGCCACAATGGATGATGAAAATTCAGAAAAAATCATAAGGATTACAAAATATTTTATAAGTAATATGGTAGGTGATGATATAAACGAAGATGAGGCGGAAAAGATTCTATTTATGATTGTAGAATTAACAGGATCTGTGTGTTATAGTTCAATAATTTTAAATGAGCCTGATTCAATAGATAATATGAAACCAATTCTCTTTAAAACAATTAGAAAAGTACTAAAAAATTAG
- the tsaD gene encoding tRNA (adenosine(37)-N6)-threonylcarbamoyltransferase complex transferase subunit TsaD, giving the protein MNKDVKILSIETSCDETAAAIVVNGRKVISNVIASQIDIHTKFGGVVPEVASRKHIEAISVVVEEALNEADLTLKDIDAVGVTYGPGLVGALLVGVQYAKSLAYSLEIPLIGVNHIEGHISANFIQHEDLEPPFVCLVVSGGHTFIVYMKDHGEFEVLGQTRDDAAGEAFDKVARAIGLGYPGGPKIDKISKEGNPLAINFPRANFHEKDCIDFSFSGIKSAVLNYLNKMNMKGENINEADVAASFQKAVVDVLVDNAMVACKRKQVDKIAIAGGVASNSCLRQTMIEEGVKRGIKVLFPEPILCTDNAAMIGSAAYYELLRGKKASLELNAIPNLKLGER; this is encoded by the coding sequence ATGAACAAAGATGTTAAAATACTTTCGATAGAAACAAGTTGCGATGAAACAGCTGCTGCTATAGTTGTAAATGGAAGAAAAGTTATTTCAAATGTAATAGCTTCACAAATTGATATACATACTAAATTTGGAGGAGTAGTACCTGAAGTTGCTTCAAGAAAACATATAGAGGCTATTTCTGTAGTGGTAGAAGAAGCATTAAATGAAGCAGATTTAACTTTAAAAGATATAGATGCAGTAGGAGTAACTTATGGTCCAGGTCTTGTAGGAGCTTTATTAGTAGGTGTTCAATATGCTAAATCTTTGGCATATTCATTAGAGATACCATTAATAGGAGTTAATCATATAGAAGGTCATATAAGTGCTAATTTTATACAGCATGAAGATTTAGAACCTCCTTTTGTATGTTTAGTTGTATCAGGGGGGCATACCTTTATAGTATATATGAAAGATCATGGAGAATTTGAAGTTTTAGGTCAGACAAGAGATGATGCGGCAGGAGAAGCTTTTGATAAAGTCGCACGAGCTATAGGGTTAGGGTATCCAGGTGGTCCTAAAATAGATAAAATCTCAAAAGAGGGTAATCCCTTAGCTATAAACTTTCCAAGAGCAAATTTTCATGAAAAAGATTGTATAGATTTTTCATTTAGTGGAATAAAATCAGCAGTTTTAAATTATCTAAATAAAATGAACATGAAGGGCGAAAACATAAATGAAGCTGATGTTGCGGCCTCATTCCAAAAGGCAGTGGTAGATGTTTTAGTAGATAATGCTATGGTTGCTTGTAAAAGAAAACAAGTAGATAAGATTGCAATTGCAGGGGGCGTAGCTTCTAATTCTTGCTTAAGACAAACAATGATAGAAGAAGGAGTTAAAAGGGGAATTAAAGTATTGTTTCCAGAACCTATACTATGTACAGATAATGCAGCAATGATAGGGAGTGCTGCTTATTATGAACTATTACGTGGAAAAAAAGCATCTTTAGAGTTAAATGCTATACCAAACTTAAAACTTGGAGAAAGATAA
- a CDS encoding methylated-DNA--[protein]-cysteine S-methyltransferase, giving the protein MNNIYCKYDWDLGSMYITLDSYGILRLDLNEDNFEQYKSGISDLVYDKYSCKKVMEELDEYFKGIRKEFTIPLSISGTTFQKMVWNELTNIPYGETKSYGEIAKNIGKPKGAQAIGQANKVNKIPIFIPCHRVISKDGNIGGYMGKTKGTEVNIKQFLLSLEKRHK; this is encoded by the coding sequence ATGAATAATATTTATTGCAAATATGATTGGGACTTGGGCAGCATGTACATAACATTAGATTCTTATGGAATACTTAGATTAGACTTGAATGAGGATAATTTTGAACAATATAAATCCGGAATAAGTGATTTAGTTTATGATAAATATTCATGTAAAAAAGTAATGGAAGAGCTGGATGAATATTTTAAGGGCATTAGGAAAGAATTTACTATACCCTTATCTATTTCAGGAACAACATTTCAGAAGATGGTTTGGAATGAACTTACCAATATTCCTTATGGAGAGACTAAAAGTTATGGAGAAATAGCAAAAAACATAGGTAAACCTAAAGGGGCTCAAGCAATAGGGCAAGCTAATAAAGTAAATAAGATTCCTATATTTATACCATGTCATAGGGTGATAAGTAAAGACGGAAATATAGGAGGATATATGGGTAAAACTAAAGGAACTGAAGTTAATATAAAACAGTTTTTATTAAGTTTAGAGAAAAGACACAAATAA
- a CDS encoding RusA family crossover junction endodeoxyribonuclease, translating into MDFNYAKIIIKGSPITKSNFKLSNVHGRSILPYNSGKYHDRYAIYEEEIAYQARLQNPGVVITESLIAILKVYYKSKKRHPDTTNIPKSIFDGVEKSGIIVNDAQIRRLIIEEYYDDKNPRFELELFGESSYYINYEVITKSAPSTPINYSSPPNKKSLGIPKTKNNTENNNTSLCEICHKPVRKENIVSANRGKTILCKDCLKKLF; encoded by the coding sequence ATGGATTTTAATTACGCAAAAATTATAATAAAAGGTTCTCCAATAACAAAATCTAACTTTAAACTTTCAAATGTGCATGGACGATCAATTTTGCCTTATAATTCTGGCAAATACCACGATAGATATGCCATATACGAAGAAGAAATAGCTTACCAAGCTAGGTTGCAAAACCCTGGTGTTGTAATTACAGAATCACTAATAGCTATTTTAAAAGTATATTATAAAAGTAAAAAAAGGCATCCTGATACAACTAATATACCAAAAAGTATTTTTGATGGTGTAGAGAAAAGCGGTATCATAGTTAATGATGCTCAAATACGAAGATTAATCATAGAAGAATATTATGATGATAAAAATCCTCGATTTGAACTAGAACTTTTCGGTGAAAGTTCTTACTACATAAACTATGAGGTAATTACGAAATCAGCTCCATCTACTCCCATAAACTATTCGTCCCCACCTAATAAAAAATCATTAGGAATACCAAAAACAAAAAATAACACCGAAAACAATAATACTTCATTGTGTGAAATCTGTCATAAACCAGTAAGAAAGGAAAACATAGTTTCTGCCAATAGAGGTAAAACCATCTTATGTAAAGATTGTTTAAAAAAATTATTCTAA
- a CDS encoding NAD(P)/FAD-dependent oxidoreductase produces the protein MTKEYDIVIIGGGPAGLAAAISSKEEGVDKVLILEREGQLGGVLNQCIHAGYGERTFNEKLTGPEYVENFIYKLKKLKIEYKLDTTVLNISDTTLTLVNGENGVTEIEAKAIIIATGCREKPRGIINIPGNRMAGIYTAGTVQKFINLEGYLPGKEVVIVGSGNVALEMAKRMTLEGAKVKSVIEDMFYPDGSEKKVIECLDDFNIPLKLGYSVVNLKGNDRVEGLTITKIDNNKVPLKDTEEYIECDTVVLSVGLFPDSSLAKEAGIKTHPLTGGIQVDKDMKTNIKGIFACGNSLYIHENVNYITTESYNTGKNAAKYIRNL, from the coding sequence ATGACAAAAGAGTATGATATAGTCATAATAGGTGGAGGCCCAGCAGGGCTAGCAGCGGCTATAAGTTCAAAAGAAGAAGGTGTGGATAAGGTATTAATTTTAGAAAGAGAGGGCCAGCTAGGAGGCGTTCTTAATCAATGCATTCATGCCGGATATGGCGAGAGGACTTTTAATGAAAAGCTAACAGGACCCGAATATGTTGAGAATTTTATTTACAAACTAAAAAAATTAAAAATTGAATATAAGTTAGATACTACGGTTTTAAATATAAGCGATACAACTTTGACTCTAGTGAATGGAGAGAATGGAGTAACAGAAATTGAAGCAAAAGCTATTATAATAGCTACAGGATGTAGAGAAAAGCCTAGAGGAATAATAAATATACCTGGGAATAGAATGGCAGGTATTTATACTGCAGGTACGGTTCAAAAATTTATTAATTTAGAGGGGTATTTGCCAGGAAAAGAAGTAGTTATAGTGGGATCTGGTAATGTTGCTCTTGAAATGGCTAAAAGAATGACTTTGGAAGGTGCAAAAGTAAAGAGTGTAATAGAAGATATGTTTTATCCAGATGGATCTGAAAAAAAAGTTATTGAATGTTTAGATGATTTTAATATTCCTCTTAAATTAGGATATAGTGTAGTTAATTTAAAGGGAAATGATAGAGTGGAAGGACTTACTATTACCAAAATAGATAACAATAAAGTGCCTTTAAAGGATACAGAGGAGTATATAGAATGTGATACTGTGGTTCTTTCTGTTGGTTTATTTCCTGATAGTAGCCTAGCCAAAGAAGCTGGAATAAAAACACATCCTTTGACAGGCGGGATACAGGTAGATAAAGATATGAAGACAAATATTAAGGGTATTTTTGCCTGTGGTAACTCTTTATATATACACGAAAATGTAAACTACATAACCACAGAAAGTTATAATACTGGGAAAAATGCTGCTAAATATATAAGAAATCTATAA
- a CDS encoding metal ABC transporter solute-binding protein, Zn/Mn family yields MKKHIKFILLASFIVSCNILIGCSKNATTSNVEKNNKIPISVSIVPQETFVKAVGKNLVDVVTMIPSGQSPENFQPTPDLLEKFSKSKLYFSIGVPTEKTSIIPKASDLNPNIKIINLEKVVQSHYPDREFSPGMRDPHIWLSPKRVKVMIDSIKDELCKIDPPNKSFYEKNAKDYINNLNKIDKDIHSSLSHLKNKAIIVYHPAFGYFCDDYGLEMIPLEKDGKESTVQDLQQSITYAKEKHIKVIFYQAEVDSKQSKTFADEIGGRSELVEPLSADYIKNLQTMCDTFKKALE; encoded by the coding sequence ATGAAAAAACATATAAAATTTATATTATTAGCTTCTTTTATTGTTTCATGTAACATTTTAATTGGGTGCTCTAAAAACGCAACTACTTCTAATGTTGAAAAAAACAATAAAATTCCCATTTCAGTATCTATAGTACCACAAGAAACCTTTGTAAAAGCAGTTGGAAAAAATTTAGTAGATGTAGTTACAATGATTCCATCTGGTCAAAGCCCTGAAAATTTTCAACCTACACCTGATCTTTTAGAGAAATTTAGTAAATCCAAATTATATTTTTCTATAGGTGTGCCTACTGAAAAAACATCTATTATACCTAAAGCATCCGACTTAAATCCTAATATCAAAATTATTAACTTAGAAAAGGTAGTGCAAAGTCACTATCCTGATAGAGAATTTTCACCTGGTATGAGAGATCCTCACATTTGGTTATCTCCAAAGAGAGTAAAGGTTATGATAGATTCTATAAAAGATGAGCTTTGTAAAATAGACCCCCCTAATAAATCTTTTTATGAAAAAAATGCAAAAGACTATATAAACAATCTCAATAAGATTGATAAGGATATACACTCTTCTTTATCACATTTAAAAAATAAGGCCATTATAGTGTATCATCCCGCATTTGGTTATTTTTGTGATGACTACGGATTAGAAATGATACCTTTAGAAAAAGATGGAAAGGAATCTACAGTGCAAGATTTACAACAATCCATAACTTACGCAAAAGAAAAACATATAAAAGTTATCTTCTATCAAGCAGAAGTAGATAGTAAACAATCTAAAACTTTTGCTGATGAAATAGGTGGAAGATCTGAACTAGTAGAACCTCTTTCTGCTGACTACATCAAAAATCTTCAAACAATGTGTGATACATTTAAAAAAGCCTTGGAGTAA
- a CDS encoding CBS domain-containing protein gives MLVSNLLLGKEKLTTISPYECIKEALELINKNKTLSIPVCIGDKFYGYIAKVNIYEFLLEKVEDRENLMLNTQVEELMKTDVPIVRPNEELEDVTPLLAKRNIPFVGVVDKYNKFHGIITYKAIFHEFTEILGVNQGRKMSIITHEYKGQISKITKIIAQNKGDVISIVVFNPKSAFNLREIVVRIEEENFDIILKKLKEAGFNVEI, from the coding sequence ATGTTAGTGAGTAATTTGCTATTAGGTAAGGAAAAATTAACTACTATATCACCTTATGAGTGTATAAAAGAGGCCCTTGAATTAATTAATAAAAATAAGACTTTATCTATTCCCGTATGTATTGGAGATAAATTTTATGGTTATATAGCAAAAGTAAATATATATGAATTTTTATTAGAAAAGGTAGAAGATAGAGAAAACTTGATGTTAAACACACAGGTAGAAGAGTTAATGAAAACAGACGTACCAATTGTAAGACCAAATGAAGAATTAGAAGATGTAACTCCATTGCTTGCAAAACGCAATATACCATTTGTAGGAGTGGTTGATAAATATAATAAATTTCATGGTATTATAACGTATAAAGCAATATTTCATGAATTTACAGAGATATTAGGTGTAAATCAAGGTAGAAAAATGTCTATAATAACTCATGAATATAAAGGTCAGATTTCAAAAATTACAAAAATAATAGCACAGAATAAAGGAGATGTTATAAGCATTGTAGTTTTTAATCCTAAAAGTGCTTTTAATTTAAGAGAAATTGTTGTGAGAATTGAGGAAGAAAATTTTGATATAATATTAAAAAAATTAAAAGAAGCTGGATTTAATGTTGAAATTTAA
- a CDS encoding HD-GYP domain-containing protein translates to MRISLDKTILAMAIALDLAEINSIEDTYVIENVSKINYSEHEFFHHSKRTAYIAIKIATELNLDTESMQCLYISSLLHDIGVTSSVSLTKNHTSEKFIKQHCVDGANILNPFPVFNDISDIILYHHENYNGTGAMGLKKDEIPIISQIIRIADLIELSYKEKVPSFKQRDYIIDWIKSKENIIFSSEMVNAFLTLSQKDSFWFDVENVAFIDYILLYNSPHLDIYLNLQDFEKIAEIFSRIIDSKSKFTAEHSKGIAYLAYKISKHIGYSKEKCTKMKIAGLLHDIGKLAIPSKILDKNGPLTKNEFSIIKTHVYYTAIILNKIEDIPEISEWASNHHEKINGDGYPNRLNGDNLSEESRIIAVCDIYQALTEDRPYRKGLNIHKAISIMDEMSEKNYICKNALNHLKDIVLK, encoded by the coding sequence ATGAGAATAAGTTTAGATAAAACAATACTAGCTATGGCTATAGCACTTGATCTTGCAGAAATAAATTCTATAGAAGATACATATGTTATAGAAAATGTATCAAAAATAAATTATTCAGAACATGAATTCTTTCATCATTCTAAAAGAACAGCCTACATTGCTATTAAAATAGCTACAGAACTAAATTTAGATACAGAAAGCATGCAATGTTTATATATTTCTTCTCTTCTACATGATATAGGAGTTACCTCCTCTGTTAGTTTAACTAAAAATCATACTTCTGAAAAATTTATAAAACAGCACTGTGTTGATGGTGCAAACATATTAAATCCCTTTCCTGTATTTAATGATATTTCAGATATTATTTTATATCATCATGAAAATTATAACGGTACAGGAGCTATGGGACTGAAAAAGGATGAAATTCCTATCATAAGCCAAATTATAAGAATAGCGGATCTTATAGAGTTGTCTTACAAAGAAAAAGTTCCTTCTTTTAAACAAAGAGATTATATTATAGATTGGATAAAATCAAAAGAAAATATAATATTTTCCAGTGAAATGGTGAATGCATTTCTTACCTTATCACAAAAGGATAGTTTTTGGTTTGATGTTGAAAATGTTGCTTTTATAGACTATATTCTTTTATATAATTCTCCACATCTAGATATATACTTAAATCTACAAGATTTTGAAAAAATAGCTGAAATTTTTTCAAGAATAATAGATTCTAAAAGCAAATTTACTGCTGAACATTCAAAAGGAATTGCTTATTTAGCTTACAAAATTTCAAAGCATATAGGATATTCTAAGGAAAAATGTACCAAAATGAAAATAGCCGGTCTTCTTCATGATATCGGTAAATTAGCTATTCCTTCAAAAATTTTAGATAAAAATGGTCCTTTGACTAAGAATGAATTTTCTATAATCAAAACTCACGTATATTATACAGCAATTATATTAAATAAAATTGAGGATATACCTGAAATAAGTGAATGGGCATCTAATCATCATGAAAAAATAAATGGTGATGGATATCCTAATAGACTTAATGGAGATAATTTATCAGAGGAATCCAGAATTATAGCCGTATGTGATATATATCAAGCATTAACTGAAGATAGACCTTATAGGAAAGGCTTGAATATACATAAAGCTATATCTATAATGGATGAAATGTCAGAAAAAAATTATATTTGTAAAAATGCTTTAAACCATTTAAAAGACATTGTGTTAAAATAA
- the tsaE gene encoding tRNA (adenosine(37)-N6)-threonylcarbamoyltransferase complex ATPase subunit type 1 TsaE: MEFIVNSVEDTMALGLQIGERVHKGDIICLIGDLGTGKTHITKGIAQGLQIEDYITSPTFNIVNEHEGRIKLYHFDVYRVNDPDEIEAIGFDEYIFGDGVSVIEWANYIEELIPYDHLRITIEKLPDMGVNYRKITITYNSDRYNYVKEIEI, encoded by the coding sequence ATGGAATTCATAGTTAATAGTGTAGAAGATACTATGGCTCTAGGACTTCAAATAGGTGAAAGAGTGCATAAAGGAGACATAATATGCCTTATCGGAGACTTGGGAACGGGTAAAACCCATATTACTAAAGGTATAGCACAAGGTCTTCAAATAGAAGATTACATAACAAGTCCAACTTTTAATATAGTAAATGAACATGAAGGCAGAATTAAATTATATCATTTTGATGTATATCGTGTTAATGATCCAGATGAAATTGAAGCTATTGGTTTTGATGAATATATTTTTGGTGATGGAGTAAGTGTTATTGAATGGGCAAACTATATCGAAGAGTTGATACCATATGACCACCTAAGAATAACTATAGAAAAACTTCCTGATATGGGCGTAAACTATAGAAAAATCACTATTACCTATAATAGTGATAGATATAATTATGTAAAGGAGATTGAAATATGA
- the tsaB gene encoding tRNA (adenosine(37)-N6)-threonylcarbamoyltransferase complex dimerization subunit type 1 TsaB gives MRILSLDSSTTSATCAILEDNKLLGETTLNDKKQHSIIIMPQIDCLLKSLNLSIKDIDGFVVSKGPGSFTGLRIGIATIKGLAQGTKKPFVGISTLDALAYNLAYTSGIICPIIDALRDNVYTALYKFNGEKLERLTDYMAIHIDELISIIKGYDPSNISFIGDALPKFRAKLEQSFEKVTFAPTHLNVAKASSLGELGLLELLDEHSDNILSFSPIYIRKSQAEREYENRTGMSIDE, from the coding sequence ATGAGGATTCTCAGTTTAGATTCATCTACAACAAGTGCAACTTGTGCAATATTAGAAGATAATAAGTTACTTGGAGAAACAACTCTTAATGATAAAAAACAGCATTCTATTATAATAATGCCACAAATAGATTGTTTATTGAAAAGCTTAAATTTAAGCATAAAAGATATAGATGGCTTTGTTGTATCAAAAGGTCCTGGTTCTTTTACAGGCTTAAGAATTGGAATTGCCACAATAAAAGGATTGGCTCAAGGAACTAAAAAACCTTTTGTAGGTATTTCAACCTTAGATGCTCTTGCATACAACTTAGCATATACTTCTGGAATTATATGTCCTATAATAGATGCATTGAGAGATAATGTGTATACTGCTTTATATAAATTTAATGGAGAAAAATTAGAAAGATTAACAGATTACATGGCTATACATATAGATGAGTTAATTTCAATTATTAAAGGATATGATCCATCTAACATTAGTTTTATTGGAGATGCTCTGCCAAAATTCAGAGCAAAATTAGAGCAAAGTTTTGAAAAAGTAACCTTCGCTCCTACTCATTTAAATGTTGCAAAAGCATCTTCTTTAGGGGAACTTGGTTTATTAGAACTCTTAGATGAACATAGTGATAATATCTTAAGTTTTTCACCTATTTATATCAGAAAGTCTCAAGCTGAAAGAGAATATGAAAATAGAACAGGAATGAGTATAGATGAATGA
- the rimI gene encoding ribosomal protein S18-alanine N-acetyltransferase: MNDFEISLIEEKDTPEVLNINNLCFNPPWSLESLQNEIKNNFSKYIVLKKKNKVIGYAGIWLIIDEAHITNIAVHPDYRNIGCGNILMDEVINLCKQRNVPSITLEVRFNNTPAINLYKKFGFIEEGLRKNYYEDNIDALVMWKRDVLSSTNFFNQ, from the coding sequence ATGAATGATTTTGAAATATCCCTTATTGAAGAAAAAGATACTCCTGAGGTTTTAAATATAAATAACCTTTGTTTTAACCCTCCATGGAGTTTAGAATCACTGCAAAACGAAATAAAAAATAACTTTTCAAAATACATAGTATTAAAGAAAAAAAATAAAGTTATAGGATATGCAGGAATATGGCTTATTATAGATGAAGCTCATATAACTAACATAGCTGTACATCCAGATTACAGAAATATTGGCTGTGGAAATATATTAATGGATGAAGTAATAAACTTATGTAAACAACGTAATGTACCATCCATAACATTAGAAGTACGATTCAATAACACTCCGGCCATAAACTTATACAAAAAATTTGGATTTATAGAGGAAGGTTTAAGAAAAAATTACTATGAGGACAATATAGATGCACTAGTTATGTGGAAGAGAGATGTATTAAGTAGTACGAATTTTTTCAATCAATGA